In Coffea arabica cultivar ET-39 chromosome 9e, Coffea Arabica ET-39 HiFi, whole genome shotgun sequence, the genomic window AACTCCGATTTCAAGCACTTGAATTTATGACGTCCTTCCTGGCAAGGCTCAGCTGCATTTGAGATTTTTAGTTCTGCTACACCTTCCCCTCCGCTCCTTAGAAGAATTCAGGGTTTTGAGTTAGAACCCATTTGGTTAATTACAATTTATCCTCGTAACATATACCTTTTAGTTTTCAGTTTATTCCCCCCTAATCTGTGTTTTTTTGGTCGCTTAACTCTCTTCAAGAcaaaactaaattttttttttttaacttaacccTCTATCATGCTGACTTTTTtctattctctctctctcgctctctccaaagtagttttctttttttgaatttttatttagAGCAAAATAATAGAGTGCAAGATAATGTTCGAGAACACAGAATGTTGAAAGATTTGACTATGAGCTGAATGTTGAAGGATTTGATTATGATCTGAATGTTgaaggatttgatttgattataAGCCGAATGGGAATGAGTTTTAGGATTTGATTATGAGCTGAATGCGGATGACTTGATAGCATTAGGGATTGAGGTAAATTCAATGCTGCAATCTGGGAATCATTATGTGGTTAAtgcaaataataataatctggTTGTTGCGAATGAAAATAATCTCTCATCACAGAAGTTCAGGGGGATGCAGAACATGTTAGAGCTGTGTCTTCTACCAAAATAGATTCTGATGAGCATCAGAAAAGTCGGGGATTTACTTCTTGTAGTCTGTGTATGCTTATTATGTTCATACTACTTGTTGCTTCTTCTTGTGTTAGTTCAGTTTAGTAAAACTGAAAGTGTCCTTGCTTCTTGTTACTCAATCTAGTACACTGAAAGTAGTGTTTTTGAGTTCTACTGTCCTAGCTTCTTCTTTGAGGAAACTGACaccttttaaaattaaaatcaataaACAATTTACGATGGTTGTTTGTAAGAATAAAAACCAGAGAGTCTGTCTAACAGAGTGCTCACAGGGCACGCGTTAAGATATATTTCAAGTATCTTATATTTGGaaatgtaagattaattaggaaaagtgaataaatacAAGGGAGAATAGGTATGGTTAAATAAGAAatgtaattaaaaaattaatgtattataaatgttcagttatttactaatttttaaaaatttgtttacatgctttcactataatatgataatatacatcaaatcatgTACCCCATATCAAAAAATTGgtagatattctttttttttttacaaatattcttttagataatttaaatttttataatggcCATAAATCTAGAACTAGATAttcatatttaattaaatagaaaaataatctagcaattcatttttcttcatcgataaatatttagtttccaacaataTTGATAAATCTGTCGGTGTAACAATTAATTCTCTTTTGTACACTAAGTTAATTCAAAATTCAGGGAAGAAATGATGAACAATTTGAATACTAATAAATGGTATGATGGTGAAAGGAAGCAATTTGGGATATGTAAGATTTCAATAATTGTGATTAAAAAAGTAATTTGGAATATGTAAGATTTTAATAATTGctatttgaaaatgattttactATAGTTCTatatgtaataatttgatagaaagcaaagattagttgttttttttaaaagcaatatcattaagagataattagagataatttttaaGCATATAATATAATCTAAATAGGATTTAATATGGGTAAAACCTAAGTGATCCACAATCCATTAATTCTCTTCAATTAGGCATGTCACATAGGAGTGAGAAACAACTTTGATTAAAATAActacttttatatatatatatatatagattgtGGGCATGTGCTAAACTTTTGAAGGGCCTCCCCAAAAGTATATGAATCATAGGCCCAACTCTCTAGCCCCAACCGGtttttgggttaattacatttatctTGTCTTCCTTGAGGTTTATCCAAACTACAAATCAAACCTTTAGATTTGATCAATTAACATAACCACCCTTAAACTCTCGAAAGTCATAATTCAAGACCCCTAAGGTTGTCAACAAATTTGATCACTTCAATTTCCAAAATACCAATTATCTCTGACCATTCTACTactttccttccttccttctccAAGCAAAACCGTAGGCATCAATCTAATATCATCGGTGGTTTTATTTTAGGTGATTTTATCCACATTCAACCCCAATTTACTTCATCAACCCTATACTAATCTTTTGGAGTCTATTGTAGTTTAAGAAAATtatcaataaaaaaattatcgATAAAATATTTCAAGTCTCCATACAACTTATGAAAACATACTCCTTCGAATCATAAAATAGACTTATAGTTTTGAATTCCAaccaaaaatgaaaacaaggaaAGATACAATAATTatattaacaaataaaacaacctatttcttgttattgacacaccaccaaaactaaattGTGAGCACCAAAGTTACTAATCCAGTTATGATATGTCGAATCCTtagaatttcaataattaaagcTTGAATATGTGCCTCTTTTTTTATGGTTTTAATAAGGTATGACTtgctatatttttttctcatgaaATTGGTTTAACTTGTGATTCTATTAGAAGAGTAGGTGTTacgagaaaaataaaataacattgAATGTGGTGAAACAAATATAGgtttgagggaaaaaaaataaagagagtATGATCTTTTCTCATCTGCATGTAGATTGAAAAATGATAATATATGGCAAGAGTTTGAAATAAATGGTTCTTTtgacattttcttccttctgTTTGTGGGTTTTGGATGATATCACTGACTAGGGGTTTGATATTACTTGTTCAAATTTCAAGATTTATTTCATAGTTTGTTTAAACCATAGGGGGTAAATGTagttaactcttttttttttttttttttaaatgtggCCCACAGAAGAAGTCCAAAATTCTAcaagaaaaaccaaaaaatgCCTAAACAAATAAGGGTTAATTTCCACTATGCACCCTTTAACCATATCCAAACATTTTGGTATCTAAactttaaaatgaaatactttaatatctaaattataaaatttgttCTCCTTTAATTCCTAAAATATATAACTTATTCCACTTTAATCCTTAAAATATAACTTTATTTCTATTTTAGTCCTTAAAGTGTAGTCACTTAAGTCTAAAATCTGTTCCCCTTCCTCGAtgattttaattaaatgggataaaatttacaatttaagAAATAAAGTATCTCATTTTAAAGTTTAACgatcaaattgaaaaatttggtataGTTAAATGGTGCAACGTGGGATTACCCTACAAATAAACCAGgaagtagaaaataaataagaggaaaatactataaaaaaaaaaattccaattcTCCATCTATCTTGCACCCCTCCCGGAGATCACAGACCACAAAAGGAAGACAGTCACAGAAACAACAAAACCCCTCAGCTcccaagaaaaggaaaggaaggaaaagaaaagaaaatgttactACTGGAAAAATCAAATGTTCACACCGCAATTCTTTGTTTGCTATGAGTGACCACGAATTGTAGAAAATTTCACGCCTTCTCCGTCCCATTTTTTCTTCGCAAATTGCAATAAAGCCACTGTAGTTTGATATCCAGTAGAAGTTGTCTGTGTAGCAGATTGTAGTATCAGAATAGAGAGAGAAGCAGAGGAGTAGAGATGGCGACGGCAATTAGAACAGGGATAACAACCCCGAGTGGGATGAGCATCAGCATGGCTGCTTCGCCAGCACCTTCTGCTTCTTCTTGCAACCGGGTGGTGGCTTTTTTCAAGCCTCCGCCGTCTAGAAGTTCTTTTTTCGGTCATGGAGGTAAAAGGAGAAAGCTTTCTTCGTTCTTCTGCCGTCccagtttcattttctttcttgatATATGAAAACCCctgccccttttcaaatttgtGTAGCTTTTTTCTAGTATTTTTCTGAAAATGGGATTTTGATACTTTTAGTTAAAAAATTTGTTATTCCAATAGTTTCAGCATCAGTTGTTCTGCATTTGATGTTAGGTGTTTTGGTTGATTCCCAGTTGTAATCTTCGATTGGGTATTAGTTTTTGTGTTTCCAGTTCTATtgaactttttattttggttattaatTTTCGCAATATTATCTGAATGAAGCAGCggcccccaccccccccccccccccccccccccaaaaaaaaaaaaaaaaaaaaaccttatcaGCATTGTAGATTGGAGGTACAAACTTAGTCTTGTATGATGTGTTAAGTTGATGAAGATAGAGTTTGCATGGTGTGTATATCCAAATTTTTGGACTTTTTATGAATTTTGCATTTTGCATAGTGTGTATATCCAAATATtgaactttttattttggttattaatTTTCGCAATATTATCTGATTGAAgactcccctcccctccccccccAACCCCTATCAGCATTGTAGATTGGAGGTACAAACTTAGTCTTGTATGATGTGTTAAGGTGATGAAGATAGAATTTGCATAGTGTGTATATCCAAATTTTTGGACGCTAATttcgtacttttttttttgtgcaattGGTATTCTtgcttttatatttatataatttggtCCTAAGTCAAAAGATAATCTCCTACCCAAAATCCAGATGTTTGCAAGAGATTCTGACTTCAGTACAGAAATGACAATTTGTATGTAAGACTTGCCTGGAGATGTATCAAGTCCACCCTGGTTTTAAGTTCTGAATACTTGGGCAGTGAATGAGTATAAATGCCCAAATTAAGATAGACTTGCAGAAAGTCTCTCCATGAAGTTAGATTTAGCTGATGAAAAATGTAGTATTGAAGAAATGAAGTAGGTGTAAGCTATCGGTTGCATTCAACTAAAAAATGCAAACAAGGAACCTTGCAGTTTGTAAAGTATTTTATGCATCATTTTAGGCATTGTAGGTCCATattttttccactttctcttttattctttaaaactatttcctttttgtttctctAGAGATATTTTATCCTTTCTTCTGATAAAAAATGCATTCCCTAATTTGCAGTGGGAACTACAAGATTTATAGGGTTGCAACTCTCTCATTCAACTCGATGCAATTACAGTGGTCATGGTGGTGGTTCTCTTGGCTCTCAGATGAACCTTTTTGACAGATTTGCTAGAGTAGTTAAGGTTGTCTAGCTGTTCAAATAGTTCCTTTGATCCTTCTTTGTTGCAATCTTATCTTATTATGCACAACTGAGACATATCCTCTTCTATTATTCTGCCACAAGTACAGTCCTATGCAAATGCAATCGTAAGCTCATTTGAAGATCCAGAGAAGATCTTGGAGCAGACTGTGCTTGAAATGAACAATGACTTAATAAAGATGAGGCAAGCTACAGCACAAGTAATATTCTTACCAGTATAATGGATCAATATTTTTTGGGGAAAATTACTGTCAGCACTTTACTGCATCAGGTTGTGAGTTAGAGGCTTGAtgtgcttttcttttgtttctatgaAGGTATTGGCTTCACAGAAGCAGTTAGAGAACAAATATAAAGCTGCACAGCAAGCATCTGAGGATTGGTAAAGACCCcgaaacaattaaaagaaagaaaaattgtaTCTTGTTTGTTCTAGTAGCTCTGGGTTCACCTTTCAACTTGATCACAGGTATCGAAGAGCACAGCTAGCACTTGGAAAAGGAGATGAAGATCTTGCTCGTGAGGCGTTGAAAAGGAGGAAGTCTTATGCTGTAAGACCATCTTGTTTCGAAGATTATTTTTGAGTTAAAAGTGGATGATGGTTTTGTGAGGCTTTGCTAATgctcaaagaaaaaagaaaaaaaggtctACATTTTTTATGGACATAGTTTTTCAGACAACAGATGCTTTCAAAAGATGAGCCTTGTGCCGATGTAAATGGGTGGCAAAATCTGAATAATGTGCTTTGCTGCTTTTAAGTTTCCTTTTCTATGTCAAGAAATATGCAAAAAATCTAACAGTGTTAAAACTTATACAAGAGAAAAGTTAAAAGAAAGATTGTTGTTCTGTTCACATATTTATATTCTTGAGTTGCCTTTTTAATTTCTCCATTAGTGACATTTTAGATACCCTGCAGTGCGAGTTCTTGATCTTGCCAGTTTTTGCACATACTGCATTGTGTTGATGTTCCTTCTTTTGGTCCCATGTATTGTCTGTGTGCTGCTTAAACAGCTTCAGTTGAATTTTTGCTCAGGTAGATGCGTGCATTTATTTATCAGATAATATTTTGTTCATAACTGATACAGATGGCTTAAAGGATAGTATCAAAGTTTCCTTTCTTATAAGTCATGGTGTGTGGTGTGTTCTCTGGTTTTAAGCTGTGCATTTATCTGTCTATAGATTGAACGATTCCCAAACTTTTCACTTCAAACTACAGCATTCTTATTGGACTAATTCTGCATCATGTTATTATTTTCCTCTCAGAAACCTGTGTGGTGTTCATATGAATTGTATCTTGTGTGACGGTAATGTTACCACACTTTTCTTTGGTCTGACTAGACCATTGCACTTTTCTCTTATTTCAAGTTCACGAGAAATAAACTAACCACATTAGAGCTTTTTGTTGACTTTGAAAATGTCTAGATTAGATAATTAGTATTGAATACTCCATGATGGATCAGATAATAAGAAAACATTATGCACTTTGGAATGGGTCTTACAGTTTGCTGATGTGTGTGCTCATACGACATTTTACTTGTTAAGGTCCAAGCATTGCAGAGCACTATATTTGTACTGATTTCAAATTCATAACCTAGTAGTCTGTGCTAGTGAGAAGCCAGTGGTGAAGAACACTATGTAAAGTCTGTGAgtcattttaaatttcaattttggtcaAGAGTTGCACAGAATTTCTCTGCGTCATGTTAAGTCCTTTATCACTGTATAAAGTATGCAAAACATTTGATTGTTTTTGACGCGGAAGTAAAGTTTGTTAGTAAAGTGATTAttgttttgggatgtttttCAGTTGATTaattcattttgcacccacattttACAGGATAATGCAAGTGCTTTGAAAGCACAACTTGATCAGCAGAAAGGAGTGGTTGAAAACCTTGTCTCAAACACACGGGTGGGTTGTTTTTCCCATGCACCATGAAGCAGATTCTATGCTATTTGGTCATTACCCTTTTTGAAACTTCCCAACTATTGTTGgtacaaaaatttttttgaagtgaAAAAGAAGTTTCCATTGAAACCtcaaacaggaaaaaaaaaaacgttcAGCAAGTTTTTTAGAGATTGGAATATCAGAATAGCTACTTTTTGGGACTTGGGTTTCTTTTAGGAATAGAAGACCTCAAGTTTACAGGAATCTGAGGGCATCTTTCATCCAAGCCTTGAATATAGCATCCCTGAACTACCTGCATATTTTTGGTGACTGCATGTACTTTGTAATGATTTTCATAGTGACTGAATTCCTGTACCAGGATTTGGTAGTAATAGATTTATGTAGCTTTACATCCAAAAATCCGTTCCACTGGTAGCTTCGTCGATTGATGATTAAATTATCAACTGATGAATGTATAGGACTTGCCAGGACATTTTTCTCTAACTGTTTGTGTGATGTATTTACAGCTCTTAGAAAGCAAGATACAGGAAGCAAAGTCAAAGAAGGACACTTTAAAAGCACGTGCTCAATCTGCAAAGTCTGTTCTTAACCTACATAACGtgcttttgttttttctcttctttggaTGCACAATATAGTCCAGATCCTGttaagttttatttttcatttatcctTTCTCATTTGTACGCCTTTGTCTCATTTAAAGGACTGCCAACAAAGTTAGTGAGATGCTGGGGAATGTAAATACAAGCAGTGCTCTGTCAGCATTTGAAAGAATGGAGGAAAAAGGTTAGAGTTTTTTGTTGGTGTAATTGGTTTGTGCTATAGCTGCAGATTCATGCAAAGATGTTGATGCCTATGTAATGATACACCAATTTGTTTGCTTGGCATATCTACCTGAAATCTGTTGTTGACAAATGAATGCATACAAGTTGAAAATGGTTGCCAAATAGAGATGTTGGTTTAACATGGTTGGTTGTGGGTGTGAATGTCTATGTCCAGTTAATTGAGGTGCTGATGTACCTGGGATACTGGATAGTCTTTTTGGTGTCTCTGCTTATTTGTTGCGGGTGGGGCAATAGAGTATTTAAAGATATGACTGAGGATTCCAAGTTTTAACTTCCACAGACAGATGCTGTGGCAGAAAATCCTCTGTTCTAGAAGAATTATTTAAGggatttttttatgaattttaacttGATTCGTTAGTAGCTTGAAAAGAACAATTGGTTTTTAAGGAGAGTAAAACGTATAAATGGCCTAAAACATGTTAAATATGTGCCAATGAAGTGATAAATGAATAATGCATGATCAAAATAATAAAGTCCTGTATGCAATGCAGCTAGAGATGAACTAAAATGTTCTTTTGGGGACACAAAACCCATATGTATCTAATTTTGGTTCTAACTCCTAAATTTTAGAGGAATCTTTTATGTCTTTATGAGGAGAGGCATCCCATCACATCTAATTAGAATTATGGGAATATCTTAAACATGTTGGAAAATTCTTTAGGGTTCTTCTTGCATTTCTAAATTAAGCTGGGGGTTCTGTCATACTTCAGTTTAGATGTTTGTAGGTCCTAAAGgaattttcaacttttctcacttAATGACTCAAAATggaacaaaacagaaaaaagaaaggaaaaataaaaaatttttgagcTCATTACTTCCCTGTGGAGATTACTTCTGACTATAGACTAGATGGCAGATGCAATCTGGTCTAGCCACAGTTATTAAACCCAGCCAGGCATGGCGGTTCAACTGGTTAACTCAGTGAACCGGCCATGAAGCCTTGCTGGGTAACTCATGTGACCTGATAAGGATGGAGGCTGTTGACTTTTTGAAGAAACGGTGGTTCAATTGGCTGAGCCGTGAACCTGGCTCAGGTTTTTGAGTGAACCGATGGATCTTGGATTTAGTGGAAAAAGGAGAAGCAAGTGGTCTCTTGCAAAATTTGGACACTAGACCTTCGGCATACCATAAGAAGACTCTGCCACTAGGCCACCAGCACTTGTTGTGTTAGTTGAAGCCTTTAAGTTTTGCGTTAAACTCAAATATAGCAATAAATGTTGTTTGAGGCCTTCAATTTATTACTACATTGAATATCAAAATCCTATTTGCCATAAGTGCTGGTTTAAGCCTTTAAACTATAGTTTTAAATCTCAAAGTCCTATAACCCCTTCTTTTAACTTCAAACAACCTCTCTTCAAATACTCATTAAAAGCTTTTTGTCACAATGAATTACCAAAAATGATacattaacaaaattcactctcaAGACAATAATTACTCCAAATTTCATGCGTGTAAATTTGTAAGTATGATATaagtaaaattttatatttaacaGTTGGATGAATTGTTAACCAAAAATATTTCATTCTAACTGTCAatgtaaataattattttagattt contains:
- the LOC113710466 gene encoding membrane-associated protein VIPP1, chloroplastic-like, with translation MATAIRTGITTPSGMSISMAASPAPSASSCNRVVAFFKPPPSRSSFFGHGVGTTRFIGLQLSHSTRCNYSGHGGGSLGSQMNLFDRFARVVKSYANAIVSSFEDPEKILEQTVLEMNNDLIKMRQATAQVLASQKQLENKYKAAQQASEDWYRRAQLALGKGDEDLAREALKRRKSYADNASALKAQLDQQKGVVENLVSNTRLLESKIQEAKSKKDTLKARAQSAKTANKVSEMLGNVNTSSALSAFERMEEKVMALESQAEALNQLTSDELEGKFALLESSSVDDDLTTLKKELSGSTKKGDLPPGRTPVTTGSSSSFPFQDSEIEKELNELRRKAKDF